The genomic stretch CGTTGGAAATGAGGAAACAAATAACCTACACTTCAGAACTTATCATAAACAAACCGGAATTATAGTAAATAGTGAAGAAACAATCAGTTATGAAAGAGACATTATTATTGGAAATTCTCAAGAACCGATTGAAATTATAACTAATATTCCATCTTCTTCAATTCCTCAGATACTACAATTGAGCCAGAATTATCCGAATCCATTTAATCCTTCTACCCAAATTAGTTATTCATTACCCAGATCCGGTCATGTCACTCTTTTGATTTATAATATCAAAGGGCAACTAGTGGAAACACTTGTGAATACATTTCAGGATGCTGATAATTATATCGTGGAATGGAAAGCAGATAAATTTAGTTCCGGGATTTATTTTTATAAATTTTCTTTCGGAGATCGTTCCCAAATTAAGAAATGCTTATTAATCAAATAAGATTTACCTGATTTTTTGTAACACCCGAAGAAGCTTTTTCGGAGTGTTTTTAAAACCTTAATCCTCTCCTGAAAGGATAGGAAATTTTCCTTCTCCTTAAAGGAGAGGTTAGGATGAGTTAACAGGATGAATAATGACAGAAAATAGAGTAATACCTATTATTATAATTGTTCTGATTTGCTCAGTTCTTTTCTCAGATCCGCCAAATTGGCAACCTATTACCGGCACTCAATATTCGATGGTTGTAATGGCTCAAATCACTTTTAACAATGAACTTTTTGATGATTCGGATAATAACATGGTTGGAGCATTTGGTCCTGGTGAAGAAGAAGATTGCCGTTCCGTGGCAATCTGGCAACCACCTACTCCTGAATGTGACGGATTTTGGTATTTTACTATTGTGGGAAATATTAATGAAGAAGCAATTTCTTTTAAAATATATAATAGCGAAACTGATACCATTTATAATTGTTTTGAAACAATTATTTTTGAAGATGGAACAACAATTGGAATTCCAACAGATTTATTTGAAATTACTTGTGGTGAAACAACTATCGATAAAATTTTAACAGTGAATAAAGAAATTACATTATCAAATTATCCAAATCCCTTCAAAT from Candidatus Cloacimonadota bacterium encodes the following:
- a CDS encoding T9SS type A sorting domain-containing protein; amino-acid sequence: MTENRVIPIIIIVLICSVLFSDPPNWQPITGTQYSMVVMAQITFNNELFDDSDNNMVGAFGPGEEEDCRSVAIWQPPTPECDGFWYFTIVGNINEEAISFKIYNSETDTIYNCFETIIFEDGTTIGIPTDLFEITCGETTIDKILTVNKEITLSNYPNPFKSKTTISFITAENKETTKIIIYNIKGQKIKTFHINQKTNQPVNQIVWDGSNENNRPVGIGIYFYRLNLEHSPIKKIILFK